CTTTTCCGATAGGAGCGTGGATGTTACCCGCTTTGTCTACACGATACTCAATTTTACCTGCTTTGATTTCGTTAACCGCTTTTGTTACATCGAAAGTAACTGTACCGGTCTTAGGGTTTGGCATCAGGCCTTTTGGACCGAGTACACGACCCAATTTACCTACTTCACCCATCATATCAGGAGTAGCTACTACAACGTCAAAGTCGAACCAGCCACCTTGAATTTTTGCGATCATGTCTGCATCGCCTACGAAGTCTGCGCCAGCTGCTTCTGCATCTTTCGCTTTTTCGCCTTTTGCGAATACGAGAACACGTTGTACTTTACCAGTACCATGTGGCAATACAACTGCGCCACGAATTTGTTGGTCAGCACGCTTAGGGTCTACGCCCAAACGGAAAGCTGCTTCAACAGTTTCATCGAATTTAGCTGTAGCTGCTTTTTTAACCAGCTCAACGCCTTCAGCTATTTCGTATACTTTGTTTTTATCAACGAGCTTTACAGCCTCTTGATATTTCTTACCTTTTTTCGCCATGATTAAATCTCCCTTCAATGTGGTCGTAGCGGTTGATCCTCCCACAGACAGGGGGGCACAACGTCTGTGCCCCCTTGCACTCAAGACAATTAGTCTTCGATTACGATACCCATAGAACGAGCTGTACCTTCTACCATGCGCATAGCCGCTTCTACGGATGCAGCATTCAGGTCAGGACGCTTCAGTTCTGCGATTTCACGAACTTTATCACGTTTCAGCGTAGCAACCTTTGTTTTGTTTGGTACGCCAGAACCGGACTCGATACCAGCAGCTTTCTTCAACAGAACTGCAGCTGGAGGAGTTTTTGTGATAAAAGTGAAAGAACGGTCTTCAAACACGGTGATCTCCACCGGAATGATCATACCTACTTCGCTTTCAGTGCGAGCATTGAATTCTTTACAGAATCCCATGATGTTTACACCAGCTTGACCGAGAGCCGGACCTACTGGAGGTGCAGGATTCGCTTTACCTGCTGGGATTTGTAATTTAATTACGCGGATAACCTTCTTAGCCACGTAACACACCTCCTTACTTCACATGTGGTTATTACGGGGGAATGCCCCCTCCCACCGTTTTTTGAAAGTCTAGCAAAAGACTTTCGATCTATAGTGAGAGTGCAAGAAACCCCAATTAGTGTTGTGGGATTGTTAAAACAAAATGAAATGTACCACATAGCGCGATACTTTTCAAGTTGAATCCTAATCCAATTGTTGAACTTGTGTAAAGTCTAGCTCTACCGGTGTTTCGCGACCGAAGATGTCCACCAACACGCGAACCTTCTGCCTGTCCGGGTAAATCTCGATAATCTCCCCGGTGCGATTAGTAAACGGACCATCTGTGACGCGCACCATATCGCGGAGAGCAAAATCGACTCTGATCTTGGGAATTTCGATTCCCATTTGCTTAAGAATCGTATCGGCCTCTTCAGGACGCAGCGCTGTCGGTTTAGAGCCAGCACCCGTGGATCCGACAAAGCCGGTAACCCCAGGGGTGTTGCGCACGACATACCAAGAGTCGTCCGTCATCACCATTTCAACAAGGACGTATCCAGGAAACACTTTTTTCGTGACGGTGCGCTTTTTACCATCCTTGGTTTCCACCTCTTCTTCAGTGGGAACAAGAACGCGAAAGATCTTGTCTTCCATGCCCATCGACTCGAGTCGCTTCTCCAGATTGGTTTTCACCTTGTTTTCGTAACCTGAGTACGTATGAAGTACATACCATGCTTTTTCCATATCCAACAGGACGATAACCGTCCGTCCCTCCTAAGACTTGCATAATTACGTTCCTAGAATCAAATCGATCAAGCGCGAGATACCCAAATCAACGACGAAGAAGAATATTGCCAGGAGCACAACTGTAACAAGAACAACGAGCGTATAGGACGTCAATTCTTTACGGTTGGGCCAACGGACTTTCTTTAGCTCGGACATTACGTCACTAAAAAAACCACCGGTACGGCGAAAACTGGTTCCGATTCGTGATAAAAAACCCACTTTGCCACCCCCTGACTTCGTCGCATCAACCATTACTTCGTCTCGCGATGAAGGGTTTGCTTCTTGTCACGGGAGCAATACTTTTTCAGTTCAACACGTTCAGTAGTGGTGCGCTTGTTCTTTGTGGAGATATAGTTACGCTCGCCACACTCGGTGCACGCCAACGTGATGTTTACTCGCATTTATTGCCACCTCCATCTCATTTCAAACCTGCTATTAGTAAAAAGTACCCCGATGATAAATAGTACGGGAAAACCGCTACTTTTTCCAGACCATTTCATTCACCTAAGTAACCATAGAACAGAGAGATAAGAGTCTATGGCTACCTAAATAAATTTATCACACCGAAATACCCATGTCAAACAAAATGACTTGACAAGAAGAAGTCCTTTTGCTTCCAAAATAAAAAGAGAGATTCTCTACAGATGAATCTCTCTTCCTTCCAAATAGCGCTCTAGCTTGCGCTTTACTCGCTGTAATGCATTATCAATAGACTTGACGTGGCGCTTCAACTCGACAGCAATTTGCTGATAGGATCGTCCATCCAAATAGAGCATGAGAACCTGACGCTCCAAGTCGCTCAAGATCTCACTCATTTTGCCCTCGATATCATCGAACTCTTCTCGATTGATAAACAATTCCTCTGGATCGGTCACTTTCGTTCCCGAGATCACATCGAGAAGCGTGCGGTCAGAATCTTCATCATAGATAGGCTTGTCCAATGAGACGTAAGAATTGAGCGGGATGTGCTTTTGGCGTGTCGCTGTCTTGATCGCGGTAATGATCTGACGGGTAATACACAATTCGGCAAATGCTTTGAACGACGTGAGCTTGTCTCCTCGGAAGTCGCGAATAGACTTGTACAGTCCGATCATCCCTTCCTGCACGATGTCTTCGCGGTCAGCCCCAATAAGAAAATAGGATCTCGCTTTGGCACGGACGAAGTTCTTGTATTTGTTGATCAAATACTCCAAAGCTTCGGCGTCATTATCGCGAACCAGGTCGACTACTTCTTCGTCGGTCATTAGTTCATATTGGGCATGTTTTAACTCCTTGAGGTCAACACTCACAAATGATCCCTCCGCCAACCGGTTTCTCCAATAGATAGCGCTATTATACATGATGCCGTAAAAAAGCGTCAACCGAATCCAAGTTATTCCCTTCTCCATTTTTCGAATATTTTCGCTATTTCATCATTCAGCGCAATCCGCCTGGAAAAGCCGTCTTCTTGCGTTTTTTCGACTTGTTTCTTGATTTCTTTACCCGCATTTTCCATATCGAGCAACAACTCCCGGGCAGATTTGCGCAAAGCTCCCTGCCCAAATATGACACGTTGCGACGTATAGTCAGAAGTTGCCACATAAATTTGTCGATTTTTATTGCGAAATTCGAAGACTAACTGCTCAATTTTCTCGTCTGCCGTCTCCTTTTTCTTCGTGAAATAAACTTCAACCTGGAAATCTTCCATTTGACGGCCAATGCCAGGAACGTTGTACGCATCGAAAACGATGATAACCTTCGTCCCTGTGTAGCTTTGGTATTCTGCCATTTTTGCGATCAACTGATCACGCGCCTCGTCCATCCGCTCTTGATCCTTCAGCAGGCGCAGATCGGGCCAGGCGCCGATGATATTGTATCCATCTACGATCAACAGCTGCTTGGCTTTTCGTTTCGACATGTCATTTCACCCGCGTCGGAATTGGACTCCTGGAGCGATAGACTTCATACATCAACAAGGCAGCTGCTACAGAAGCGTTGAGTGAGGTAACATTGCCCGCCATCGGGAGGCTGTACAGAAAATCACAGTTTTCCCGCACGAGGCGACTCATGCCTTTTCCTTCGCTGCCAATGACAATCGCGAGTGGCATCGTATAGTCACCCTGGCGGAAATCTTGTTTGGCACTTGCGTCTGTTCCCGCGATCCAAACACCGCGTTCTTTGAGCTCTTCCATGGTACGAACCAAATTCGTCACTCGCGCTACCGGCACGTAGTTGATCGCCCCTGCCGAGGCTTTTGCCACTGTTGCCGTCAGACTGACAGAACGTCGTTTTGGAATGATGACACCATGAGCACCGACTGCATCGGCTGTCCGCATGATCGATCCGAGGTTATGCGGATCTTCCAGCTCGTCCAACAGCAAAATGAACGGCGCCTCGTTTTTCTCCTCTGCCCGCTTCAAAATATCGTCTACTTCTACGTAATCGTAAGCAGCAACAGAAGCCACTACACCCTGATGGTTGTCCGTCGACACGAGCTGATCCAACTTTTTGCGGTTCGCTGTCGTCACAATGACACCCTGTTCTTTTGCCAAGGCAAAGACAGGTCCCATCAAATTTTTATTCGTTCCCTCTGCAACCCAAATCTTATTGATCGTACGCCCCGATCGCAAAGCCTCGATGACGGGGTTTTTCCCCAGAATCCACTCTTCACTCATTTCATGATTCTCCTTCCACTATGGCAAAAGCCTGCTGCACAATTTCAGCGATCCGCTCTTCTTTTCCACTCAAATACAGGTACCCGATCAATGCTTCAAAAGCCGTTGCATGACGGTAGTCGATAATATCGGCGTTTTTGGCACTGGAGCCGGATTTGGCATTCCGCCCCCGCTTCACTACACTCAATTCTTCCTCCGGCAATGTGGGCATTAACGTCAACAACACATTGGCCTGTGCTTTCGCTGAAACATATCGGTTGGCCGCCTTGTGGAGCTGGTTTGGTTTAACCAGCCCCTTGGCGATCAAATGATACCTGACACAATGCGAATAGGTAGCATCCCCGAGGAAGGCAAGCACGAGTGGATTTGTCAGATTAGGATCTCGGGTCAGTTCTTCTTTTTGCATCTATTTTCTTCGGCCCCTTATTTTCGACGCCAGCGAACACCTTGTGGCGTGTCCTCCAGCACGATTCCTTTTGCTGCGAGCAGATCGCGGATTTCGTCAGAACGCGCAAAGTTTCTTGCTTTGCGAGCTTCTGTGCGCTCTTCGATCAACGCATCAACCTCACTATCCAACAGCTCCTGCTCTTCTGCAATTTCAAGACCAAGAACCTCCGTCAACTCCACCAACAAATCCATGTACGCACGAACTTCGGTTTCGCCTACATTTTGATGACGCAAATAAAGGTTGGCTTCCTTCACCACATCAAAAATAACGGTAATAGCATTCGCTGTATTGATATCATCATCCATCTCAGCAATGAAGCGCTCGCGAAGCTCTCCAATGATTCGTGCCTGCTCCTGTGCCTGATCATTCGGCTCTTCTGCGCGCACGGTATCCAGACGATGGGACAGATTCGTATACGCTGTCTTAATTCTCTCCATACCATTGGCCGCTTGTTCGATCAACTCTTCGCTAAAATTGATCGGGTTGCGATAGTGCCCCTGGAGCATAAAGAAGCGAATTAACTGACCGCCGAACTTCTCCGAAAGCTCGCGTGCAAGCAAGAAATTCCCGAGGGATTTGGACATTTTTTCGTTATCAATATTGAGCATGCCGTTGTGTAACCAGTAGCGAGCAAAAACTTTACCCGTAAAGCACTCCGACTGGGCAATTTCGTTCTCGTGGTGCGGGAACACAAGGTCTGTTCCGCCCGCATGGATATCGATTTCCTCACCCAAAAACTTCAGGGCCATTGCCGAGCACTCAATATGCCATCCTGGTCTTCCTTCGCCCCATGGACTTTCCCAAGTAACTTCTCCAGTCTTGGCCGCTTTCCAAAGGACAAAGTCCAGGGGATGTTCCTTTTTCTCGTTGATTTCTACACGAGCACCTGCCTGCAAATCATCCAGCGGTTGATGCGAAAGCTTTCCATATTCCTGAAAACGTCCCGTGCGGAAATAGACGTCACCTTCACTCTCGTAGGCAAAGCCTTTTTCAATCAACCCTTGCACAAATTCAATGATCTCCGGAATCGTCTGCATCACTCGTGGTTGAATATCAGGTGGCGGTACGTTCAGTGATTTCAGATCCGCGTTGTACGCATCCGTGTATCGATCCGCCACTTCTTTGACAGTGACACCTTCCTGATTCGCCACACGAATCAATTTGTCATCTACGTCTGTAATGTTTTGCACGAACGTCACTTCATAGCCACGATATTTCAAGTAACGGCGAAGTGTATCAAATACAATGGCAGGGCGCGCATTTCCAATGTGAATGTAGTTGTACACGGTCGGGCCGCAAACGTACATCTTTACCTTCCCTGGCTCCAATGTATGAAACGGCTCCTTACGCCGCGTCATCGTATTAGTCAGTTGAATGCCCATCGTTCTTTTTATCCTCCCTCAAATGCTCCAATTCTTTGCGTAAATGATCGATTTCCTTTTGCATCATACGAATCGTATCCGCTACCGGGTCTGGCATGTTTACATGGTCCAAATCATTTTTGACGCGCTTGCCATCCTGGATGACGATGCGCCCCTTGATTCCTACTACGGTCGAGTTAGGCGGTACCTCCTGCAAGACAACGGCACCAGCCCCTATCTTTGAATTATCGCCAATTTTGAAGGAGCCCAACACCTTTGCTCCCGTAGCAATAATGACATCATTACCGATGGTTGGGTGACGCTTTCCTTTTTCCTTACCTGTTCCCCCGAGTGTAACCCCTTGATAAATCGTTACATGGTCTCCGATTTCGCACGTCTCTCCGATCACAACACCCATGCCATGGTCAATGAACAAGCCGCGGCCAATGGTTGCGCCCGGATGAATCTCAATTCCCGTGAAAAAACGGGATAGTTGAGAGACAATTCGGGCGAGTGTACATAGCTCAGCCTTCCAGAGCCTATGGGCAATCCGGTGCCCCCATATCGCGTGCAAACCGGAATAGGTCATGACGACTTCCAGCGTACTGCGCGCAGCCGGGTCTCGTTCAAAAACAGCATGAATGTCATCTCTCATCTGTGCTAACATTTTTGAGTGGCACCTCCTGCCTGATTTACCTGCTCACGTTCAACTGCCTTTGTAAAAAATAAAAAAACGTCCCTATCCCCTCATATACGAAGGGACAGAGACGGGTTTACCGTGGTTCCACTCTGCTTAGATCGCCATCACTGTCAATCCAACTCCAACAGTCATGAACAAATCTCGCTCATATCCCGATAACGGCGGGAAGCCGATGGCGCTTACTGCTATCTTTTCAATAAAGATAGGTTCAGCTCATTGCTCACAGGGGCATTTCCATACAGGGCACATCAGATGGCTCTCACCTATCCATCCTCTCTGTAGATGTGCAGACTGTTGTACTTCTCCTGATCGTCGCATTCCTGATTTATAAAAGAAGGCCAGCTAATACTTACTGACCGTTTGCAATTACTTGCTGTGCACGTGCAATCACCTTTTCGCGTCCGAGCAGATACAACGTCTCTGCCAAATCACGACCATGCGCCTGACCAGTTGCTCCTACGCGAACCGGCATAAACAACGCCTTGCCTTTATGACCCGTTTCCTTTTGCACGTCCTTGAGTACCGCTTTAATAACATCCACATTATATGCATCCTGGGCAGAAAGGTGCTTCACAAAGGAAGCCAGCACTTCCGGCAATTGAGGTTCTTTCAGCACCAGAGTTGCTTCTTCATCGTACACCACTTCGTCGAGGAAGAAAAGAGCTGCTAGCGGAACGATTTGCGCACAGTAGGACATTTGCTCTTGGTACAGACCTACGATACTACGAACCCATTCCAGCTTCTCAGCAGACAACGTCTCTTCAATGAAGCCAGCTTTTTGCAGATGCGGGACACACATGTCTGTAATCATATCCAGCGGTTGGCGCTTCAAATAGAAGTTGTTCATCCAGTTCATCTTCGTTGCATCAAACACCGCTGGCGACTTATTCACGCGGTCCATTGAGAACAGCTTGATCAGATCTTCGATTAAGAAAATCTCTTCTTCGCCACCTGGAGACCATCCCAAAAGAACAAGGAAGTTCACGATTGCTTCTGGCAAGAAGCCGAGGTCACGGTACTGTTCAATGAACTGAAGAATGCTCTCGTCGCGCTTGGACATCTTTTTGCCATCTTGGTTGAGGATCAGTGCCAAGTGAGCAAAGTCAGGCGCCTCCCACCCAAACGCTTCATAAATCATCAATTGACGAGGCGTGTTGGACAGATGCTCCTCTCCACGAATGACGTGGCTAATTTTCATCAAATAGTCGTCCACTACAACAGCGAAGTTGTATGTAGGAATTCCATCTGGACGGCAAATAACGAAATCGCCCATCTCATTGGAGTTGAAAGTCACTTGGCCACGAATCAGGTCATTCACGATATACTCGCGATCATCCTGAACGAGGAAGTGAATGGATGGCACTCGTCCTTCTGCTTCGTACTGAGCACGCTGCTCGTCCGTTACATGGCGGTGCTTTTCCAGAATGCGTGGTGTTTCTCCACGCGCGAGCTGTTCTTCACGTTCTGCATCCAGCTCTTCTTTTGTCGCGTAGCAGTAGTACGCTTTGCCTTCTGCCAGCAGTTGATCGATATATTTCCGATAAATGTCCAGGCGCTCTGTTTGACGGTACGGTCCATATGGTCCACCAACATCTGTACCTTCTTCCCATGTTACGCCGAGCCATTTCAGGTTTTTCATTTGTTCTTCGTCTGCATTTTCCTTATTGCGCGTTTGGTCCGTATCTTCAATCCGAACGATGAACGAACCACCGTGATGTTTTGCAAAAAGATAATTGAAGAGCGCTGTTCGCGCACCGCCGATGTGTAAATGCCCCGTAGGACTCGGCGCATAACGAGTGCGAATTTCTTTCGCCATTGGTAGCACCATCCTTATAAATGTAAAAGGCTATAACCTTGACCTAAGTAAAAACGTATCTAAGGCTTTATGTTACACCTTGCCCCTCTACTTGACAAGCAAGCATACTGCCTGAGCAGCGATTCCTTCCCCTCTGCCTGTAAAACCAAGTTTCTCGGAGGTAGTCGCCTTCACATTCACTTGGGAGAGATCGTCTGCCTCCAGCACACGTGCAATGACTTCACACATTTGCGGGATGTATGGCGCCATCTTCGGTGCTTGGGCAATGATCGTTGCATCCACGTTTCCTAAACGATAGCCGCGCTCCCGAACCAACTTCCATACATGCTCCAGTAGCTTTACGCTATCCGCATCCTTGAAAGCCGGGTCTGTATCCGGGAAATGACGGCCAATATCCCCCTCACCAATCGCTCCAAGAATCGCGTCACTAATTGCATGGAGGAGAACATCCGCGTCAGAATGCCCTAGCAAGCCTTTTTCATACGGGATGGTGACACCTCCAATAATGCATGGACGCCCCTCTACTAATTGATGCACGTCAAAACCTTGTCCAATACGCATGAGCTACTCTCCCTTTCGTTTCCGCAATATCTCTTCACCAAACCACAGATCGTCTGGCGTAGTAATTTTAATGTTCTCATAGCTTCCCTGCATAACCGATACCGGATGACCCAACCACTCAGCCAGCATCGCATCATCCGTGCCCAGCTTCCCCGCTGCCTCTGCTGCCTGATGTGCCTCTCGCAATAAAGACATACGAAAAGCTTGTGGGGTTTGAACCGCCCACAAGCTTTCCCGTGCTGGGGTTGACTCTACAAGTCCTGTTGCCCCCACCACTTTAATCGTATCTTTGACAGGTACTGCCATGATCGTTGCCTGATCTTGTTGCACCTGTTTGATCATGTCACTGATCTGTTTGCGAGTGACGAAAGGACGGGCAGCATCGTGAACCAGTACGTAATCGCAATTTGCGGATAGGGAAGCCAAGCCATTTCTCACACTGTCTTGTCGCTCTGCTCCACCCAGAGTAACCACAACCGTCAGCTTTTCAGCCGAGATCCAGGCCATTACTTCT
The window above is part of the Brevibacillus antibioticus genome. Proteins encoded here:
- the rplA gene encoding 50S ribosomal protein L1 translates to MAKKGKKYQEAVKLVDKNKVYEIAEGVELVKKAATAKFDETVEAAFRLGVDPKRADQQIRGAVVLPHGTGKVQRVLVFAKGEKAKDAEAAGADFVGDADMIAKIQGGWFDFDVVVATPDMMGEVGKLGRVLGPKGLMPNPKTGTVTFDVTKAVNEIKAGKIEYRVDKAGNIHAPIGKASFDADKLVENLAALTEALNRAKPAAAKGVYMKNVTLSSTMGPGVRVAVK
- the rplK gene encoding 50S ribosomal protein L11, whose translation is MAKKVIRVIKLQIPAGKANPAPPVGPALGQAGVNIMGFCKEFNARTESEVGMIIPVEITVFEDRSFTFITKTPPAAVLLKKAAGIESGSGVPNKTKVATLKRDKVREIAELKRPDLNAASVEAAMRMVEGTARSMGIVIED
- the nusG gene encoding transcription termination/antitermination protein NusG, with amino-acid sequence MEKAWYVLHTYSGYENKVKTNLEKRLESMGMEDKIFRVLVPTEEEVETKDGKKRTVTKKVFPGYVLVEMVMTDDSWYVVRNTPGVTGFVGSTGAGSKPTALRPEEADTILKQMGIEIPKIRVDFALRDMVRVTDGPFTNRTGEIIEIYPDRQKVRVLVDIFGRETPVELDFTQVQQLD
- the secE gene encoding preprotein translocase subunit SecE, with translation MVDATKSGGGKVGFLSRIGTSFRRTGGFFSDVMSELKKVRWPNRKELTSYTLVVLVTVVLLAIFFFVVDLGISRLIDLILGT
- the rpmG gene encoding 50S ribosomal protein L33, with product MRVNITLACTECGERNYISTKNKRTTTERVELKKYCSRDKKQTLHRETK
- the sigH gene encoding RNA polymerase sporulation sigma factor SigH; this translates as MSVDLKELKHAQYELMTDEEVVDLVRDNDAEALEYLINKYKNFVRAKARSYFLIGADREDIVQEGMIGLYKSIRDFRGDKLTSFKAFAELCITRQIITAIKTATRQKHIPLNSYVSLDKPIYDEDSDRTLLDVISGTKVTDPEELFINREEFDDIEGKMSEILSDLERQVLMLYLDGRSYQQIAVELKRHVKSIDNALQRVKRKLERYLEGREIHL
- a CDS encoding NYN domain-containing protein, with translation MSKRKAKQLLIVDGYNIIGAWPDLRLLKDQERMDEARDQLIAKMAEYQSYTGTKVIIVFDAYNVPGIGRQMEDFQVEVYFTKKKETADEKIEQLVFEFRNKNRQIYVATSDYTSQRVIFGQGALRKSARELLLDMENAGKEIKKQVEKTQEDGFSRRIALNDEIAKIFEKWRRE
- the rlmB gene encoding 23S rRNA (guanosine(2251)-2'-O)-methyltransferase RlmB, giving the protein MSEEWILGKNPVIEALRSGRTINKIWVAEGTNKNLMGPVFALAKEQGVIVTTANRKKLDQLVSTDNHQGVVASVAAYDYVEVDDILKRAEEKNEAPFILLLDELEDPHNLGSIMRTADAVGAHGVIIPKRRSVSLTATVAKASAGAINYVPVARVTNLVRTMEELKERGVWIAGTDASAKQDFRQGDYTMPLAIVIGSEGKGMSRLVRENCDFLYSLPMAGNVTSLNASVAAALLMYEVYRSRSPIPTRVK
- a CDS encoding Mini-ribonuclease 3, with the protein product MQKEELTRDPNLTNPLVLAFLGDATYSHCVRYHLIAKGLVKPNQLHKAANRYVSAKAQANVLLTLMPTLPEEELSVVKRGRNAKSGSSAKNADIIDYRHATAFEALIGYLYLSGKEERIAEIVQQAFAIVEGES
- the cysS gene encoding cysteine--tRNA ligase, with the protein product MGIQLTNTMTRRKEPFHTLEPGKVKMYVCGPTVYNYIHIGNARPAIVFDTLRRYLKYRGYEVTFVQNITDVDDKLIRVANQEGVTVKEVADRYTDAYNADLKSLNVPPPDIQPRVMQTIPEIIEFVQGLIEKGFAYESEGDVYFRTGRFQEYGKLSHQPLDDLQAGARVEINEKKEHPLDFVLWKAAKTGEVTWESPWGEGRPGWHIECSAMALKFLGEEIDIHAGGTDLVFPHHENEIAQSECFTGKVFARYWLHNGMLNIDNEKMSKSLGNFLLARELSEKFGGQLIRFFMLQGHYRNPINFSEELIEQAANGMERIKTAYTNLSHRLDTVRAEEPNDQAQEQARIIGELRERFIAEMDDDINTANAITVIFDVVKEANLYLRHQNVGETEVRAYMDLLVELTEVLGLEIAEEQELLDSEVDALIEERTEARKARNFARSDEIRDLLAAKGIVLEDTPQGVRWRRK
- the cysE gene encoding serine O-acetyltransferase, yielding MLAQMRDDIHAVFERDPAARSTLEVVMTYSGLHAIWGHRIAHRLWKAELCTLARIVSQLSRFFTGIEIHPGATIGRGLFIDHGMGVVIGETCEIGDHVTIYQGVTLGGTGKEKGKRHPTIGNDVIIATGAKVLGSFKIGDNSKIGAGAVVLQEVPPNSTVVGIKGRIVIQDGKRVKNDLDHVNMPDPVADTIRMMQKEIDHLRKELEHLREDKKNDGHSTD
- the gltX gene encoding glutamate--tRNA ligase yields the protein MAKEIRTRYAPSPTGHLHIGGARTALFNYLFAKHHGGSFIVRIEDTDQTRNKENADEEQMKNLKWLGVTWEEGTDVGGPYGPYRQTERLDIYRKYIDQLLAEGKAYYCYATKEELDAEREEQLARGETPRILEKHRHVTDEQRAQYEAEGRVPSIHFLVQDDREYIVNDLIRGQVTFNSNEMGDFVICRPDGIPTYNFAVVVDDYLMKISHVIRGEEHLSNTPRQLMIYEAFGWEAPDFAHLALILNQDGKKMSKRDESILQFIEQYRDLGFLPEAIVNFLVLLGWSPGGEEEIFLIEDLIKLFSMDRVNKSPAVFDATKMNWMNNFYLKRQPLDMITDMCVPHLQKAGFIEETLSAEKLEWVRSIVGLYQEQMSYCAQIVPLAALFFLDEVVYDEEATLVLKEPQLPEVLASFVKHLSAQDAYNVDVIKAVLKDVQKETGHKGKALFMPVRVGATGQAHGRDLAETLYLLGREKVIARAQQVIANGQ
- the ispF gene encoding 2-C-methyl-D-erythritol 2,4-cyclodiphosphate synthase — translated: MRIGQGFDVHQLVEGRPCIIGGVTIPYEKGLLGHSDADVLLHAISDAILGAIGEGDIGRHFPDTDPAFKDADSVKLLEHVWKLVRERGYRLGNVDATIIAQAPKMAPYIPQMCEVIARVLEADDLSQVNVKATTSEKLGFTGRGEGIAAQAVCLLVK
- the ispD gene encoding 2-C-methyl-D-erythritol 4-phosphate cytidylyltransferase; its protein translation is MSTGVVIVAAGSGKRMGGQRNKLWLPLAGEPILAHTVRLFTTHPDMDEVVLVVSEADYAEVMAWISAEKLTVVVTLGGAERQDSVRNGLASLSANCDYVLVHDAARPFVTRKQISDMIKQVQQDQATIMAVPVKDTIKVVGATGLVESTPARESLWAVQTPQAFRMSLLREAHQAAEAAGKLGTDDAMLAEWLGHPVSVMQGSYENIKITTPDDLWFGEEILRKRKGE